AGCCTGCCCAACAAGAAGGGCGAGCCACCGCGCCTGGTGCACCGGCTCGACCGCGATACGTCGGGCTGCCTGATCGTGGCCAAGACCAAGCAGGCCGCCAGCCATTTCGGCGAGGTGTTCCGCTCGCGCTCGGCCCGCAAGATCTACTGGGCTATCGTGGCCGGCAATCCGCATCCGCAGCAGGGCGAGATTTCCTGCTTCCTCGCGCGGCAATCGACCGACGACGGCGAGCAGATGGCCGTGGTCAAGAATGGCACGCCGGGCGCGCAGCACTCGATGAGCTATTATTCGACCACCGATACGGCCAGCCGGCGCTTTGCCTGGGTGACACTCAAGCCCGTCACCGGCCGCACGCATCAGCTGCGCGTGCATATGGCGCAGCTGGGCACGCCGATCATCGGGGATCCACGCTATTTCAATATCGAGAACTGGCAGGGCGCGCCGGGGCTGAGCTATGGCCTGCACCTGCATGCCCGCCGCATTGCCATTCCGCTGCGCAATGGCGAGCGGCTCGATGTGTCGGCGCCGCTGCCGCCGCATATGCGGCACAGCTTTGAAACGCTGGGCTTTGATCCTGACCGCTACGATTCCAGCGGGGACCCCGAGGACGGCATATGATCCTTGTCATGTTCGACATGGACGGCACGCTGCTCGATACCGAGGCTCTGATCACCGAGCATATGGCGTCGACGTTTCGGACCATTGGCCTGGTCGAGCCGACGCCAGAGCGGTCGCGCCGGGTGATCGGCCTATCTCTCCCCGTCGCCATGGCGAAGCTGGCCGAGACGGACGACAGAGTGCTCATCGATGGCCTCGTCGAGGCCTATCGCACGCATTACCGCGCCTCGGTGCTGGCTGACCAGGGTCGTGAGGGCCTGTTTCCGGGCGCAATCGAGGCGCTGCAGCAGCTCAATGCCCGTGACGATGCCGTGTTGGGCATTGCCACCGGCAAGGGCCTCAATGGCGTCCATCGCCTGCTGGCGCTGCACGGTGTGTCGAACTATTTCACCACGCTGCAGACACCCGACCACAATCCGAGCAAGCCGCATCCGGGCATGCTGGAAACTGCCATGCGCGAGACCGGCATCGGGCCGGAGCAGACGGTGATGATCGGCGACACCACCTTCGATATCGAGATGGGCGTGGCGGCCGGCTGCAAGACCATCGGCGTCACCTGGGGCTATCACGAACCGCGCGAGCTGATCGCAGTGGGGGCCAGCACCATGATCGATCGCTTTGACCAACTGGACGGCGCCATCCGTCAACTCGTGAAGTGAAGCCATGCGCGACCAGCTCGACGATATCCAGAAGCACCTCAATGACGGCTACGGAAGGGCGCAGCACCTCAACAAGGTCGAGCTACCCAAGCGGTTCTACAAGGACGTCGCCGTGGCCCCCGTCGACGGTGGCTTCGGGCTGACGCTGGACGGCAGGCCGGTCAAGACGCCGGGGCTCAAGATCCCCGTCGTGGTGCCGGTGGCGCCGATTGCCACGGCCATGGCTGGCGAATGGGCGGCGCAGGGCGAGTTCATCAATCCAGGCACCATGCCCATGGTACGGCTGATCAATTCGGGGGTCGAAAGCGGCGAGACGATCATCCCCGCCTTCCGGGCCGAAATCGTCAAGTTTGCCGCCGGTGACCTGTTGCTCTACCGGGCCGACAGTCCGCAGCCGTTGGTGGCAGCGCAGGAGGCACACTGGGACGGGGCGCTGGTGCGGCTTGCCCGCCATTTCGGCGTCAGCTTCCAGCCCACCTTTGCCATCCAGCACCAGCCGCAGCCGCAGGCGACGCTGGACCGGCTGGCCGAAGTGCTGGAGGGGGAGCAGTTGCTGACGCTGACCGCCATGGTGTCGATGACCGGGCTGACCGGTTCGGGGCTGCTGACCCTGGGCTTCTGGCACAAATTGCTGGATGCCGACGCGGTCTGG
This sequence is a window from Devosia beringensis. Protein-coding genes within it:
- a CDS encoding RluA family pseudouridine synthase, with protein sequence MSGVQQRQVEGDEDGMRLDRWFAHHFPQLGFGRLQKLIRNGEVKVDKAKVTTSTRLSPGQVVRIPPIDDPGVVKPVTVNDDDAQFIRDMIMYEDDDIYVLNKPHGLAVQGGTGMKRHLDGMLKSLPNKKGEPPRLVHRLDRDTSGCLIVAKTKQAASHFGEVFRSRSARKIYWAIVAGNPHPQQGEISCFLARQSTDDGEQMAVVKNGTPGAQHSMSYYSTTDTASRRFAWVTLKPVTGRTHQLRVHMAQLGTPIIGDPRYFNIENWQGAPGLSYGLHLHARRIAIPLRNGERLDVSAPLPPHMRHSFETLGFDPDRYDSSGDPEDGI
- a CDS encoding HAD-IA family hydrolase, with the protein product MILVMFDMDGTLLDTEALITEHMASTFRTIGLVEPTPERSRRVIGLSLPVAMAKLAETDDRVLIDGLVEAYRTHYRASVLADQGREGLFPGAIEALQQLNARDDAVLGIATGKGLNGVHRLLALHGVSNYFTTLQTPDHNPSKPHPGMLETAMRETGIGPEQTVMIGDTTFDIEMGVAAGCKTIGVTWGYHEPRELIAVGASTMIDRFDQLDGAIRQLVK
- a CDS encoding ATP12 family chaperone protein, translated to MRDQLDDIQKHLNDGYGRAQHLNKVELPKRFYKDVAVAPVDGGFGLTLDGRPVKTPGLKIPVVVPVAPIATAMAGEWAAQGEFINPGTMPMVRLINSGVESGETIIPAFRAEIVKFAAGDLLLYRADSPQPLVAAQEAHWDGALVRLARHFGVSFQPTFAIQHQPQPQATLDRLAEVLEGEQLLTLTAMVSMTGLTGSGLLTLGFWHKLLDADAVWAAAHVDEDFQISQWGEDEEAVARRAMRRVEFDTAVAVLEAMRA